The genomic window GTAACCTAGCTGTTTGCCTAAATAACTGCGGGGATCAGAGTCTAACAGCCGTTCACTTAAGTGCTCCCATTTGTCTTGTAGCCGTTTAGACCTATCTAAGTAATCAGGATAGTCCAAGTTAGCCAAAAAGTCTGTTGAGCCTGCTTTGACTGTACTAGAACGTTTTGCTAATTCAGCTAGTCCCAACAGTGGCGATAGTAAAACGATCCGGTCTTTTTGGGTAGTAAACGCTTCTGCACCATCAATGGTAGTTTGCAGAACTTTGAGTTTTTGGAAAACGGTTTCTTCTTGTAAATGGCTATTGGCTGGGCTATCTTCAATCAGTTGGTCAAGTTCTCTTTCGCCACCCTCACTGTCTAAAGGCAGTTGATCGAAGCGACCTACACCTACGAGAATTAAATCTTTCAGGTCTTGTCCCGGTCGCTGCTGCTGCATCATCGTAAAGATTTTATTGGCGCGATCGCTACCGGGAGATTTACCATTTAGCAATACCAAAATTGTCTGTACTTCTGCCAATTCCCGCAGTGACAAAAAGGTATCCCTAGCCCCCGAATTAGCAGCCCCTAATCCCGGAAAGTCGATGAGAATAAATTTGGCTGCGTCTGCAAAATCCCAAATTTCCCGTGAGATTTTTACATCGATATTTACGCGGCGGATGAGTGGGAAACTGTTTTGCAATAACTTTGTTGGTAGCCTTTGAGGTGGACTCGGTAATCGGATATGCGCTGGAGGTAGATCCTCAAAGTTCAGAGTTTGGATTGCCATTGGCTGTTCGACCAGCTGTAGCCCCTCGCGGGCGGTGATAGCATCAATCTGGTAGCGGCCACCACACATAACTTCCCCATAGGCTTGATAAGCCCGCAGGAATAACACCAACTCCCGGAGTAAATAACGTAGCTCCAAATTGTTACTACTATTCCACCCTTCTTCACACCAGCTAATAATATCTTTGCCAGAGTTGAGTTTCGATACTGGTATAGGAGGAAGCCCTGCTGCTGCTGTCCGTTTATTGGCTTCCCCTAACATGAAGCGTAGACACTCATGTACTCCTTCATGAGAAAGATACTCTACAGTAAAATTACTTACTTGAGTCGTCGCAAACTCTTCTTGCGGGATGATATGTATGGCAGTAACATTACCTGTAGTGGGGTTTTCACTGACTGGCAAAGCATCTGCATATCCAATCAGACTGCCTAAAAGTAAGGTTTTCCCGCTACTGAATTCCCCCATCACCCCAATTTTGACAGGTGAAGTTGCAAGGTCTACAGTTTTCTGGGCAGCGGACCGCAGACGCAGGAGACAGTCATCAAGACTAGCTGGAACCCAATCTTCTTGTTTTGAAGGGTGTTGGGGCACAGAATCTATCTTTCGGACGATGAATTCGCCGTACTCCTTAAAACGGCCCAGTTTGTCTGGTTCCATAGAGTAGTTTCCGCCTAACATGAATTTCTGTGAGCTTTATAACATATAAAACGCGATCGCCAGCCATTGTTGCAATGTCTTGATATCACATTTAGCATTTCTCTCATTTAATTTGCGATTTTGGTATAAGGCGTTTTGAACGGTAAAGACAATTTTGAAAAATCCGGTTTCACTGGGAAAAATAAAAAACAATACATTTGTCAGAATGCAGGATTTTGAATACAAAAGTGGGTTTTTATACTACAAATTTACTGGATACTGCTTAAGATAGATATGGGTATTAAACCCTTTTTTAGCGGTTATTGCATGGGTAAGGTACAGAAAAAACAATTAACCACAGATGAACACAGATACAAGGTAGCACACTGCATTGCTGTGTCCCTACCTGTGTACTTCATTCAAATGAGAATCGCTATATACCTCTTATTTTAAGCAAGCTACATCGATTAACTGGACTCTAATTCATGCTGAATTCTTCTTGATAAAAAATCAATATTTATTTGATATGAAATTCTTGATTATTGTGAATTTATTATAAAGACGTAAAAGGATGCTTGGAAAGTCAACAAGTATACTTGAAACCTCACTTCTATTCCTCTCTCCTGCTTTTGAGAGGCTTGGAAACCCCCATATCACACCAATTCACGAAAACCCTGATACAAATAAATAGATTTCTCGTAGGGGCATGGCATTGCCATGCCCCTACCAACGTATTTCTATGATTATTAAAGTGAAATGGGATCACACTTCGTGCTGCAATTCTTAGAGACGCTCTTGCGTTCGCCAACGCTAACATAAGGGGGTAGGGGGGTTAGGTTTCGAGGATTTTGATGTTAATAACGATACTTTTCAAACATCCTCTAAGTGCTTCACAGAGAATCATCTAGTTTTCGT from Nostoc sp. UHCC 0926 includes these protein-coding regions:
- a CDS encoding proteasome protein; this encodes MEPDKLGRFKEYGEFIVRKIDSVPQHPSKQEDWVPASLDDCLLRLRSAAQKTVDLATSPVKIGVMGEFSSGKTLLLGSLIGYADALPVSENPTTGNVTAIHIIPQEEFATTQVSNFTVEYLSHEGVHECLRFMLGEANKRTAAAGLPPIPVSKLNSGKDIISWCEEGWNSSNNLELRYLLRELVLFLRAYQAYGEVMCGGRYQIDAITAREGLQLVEQPMAIQTLNFEDLPPAHIRLPSPPQRLPTKLLQNSFPLIRRVNIDVKISREIWDFADAAKFILIDFPGLGAANSGARDTFLSLRELAEVQTILVLLNGKSPGSDRANKIFTMMQQQRPGQDLKDLILVGVGRFDQLPLDSEGGERELDQLIEDSPANSHLQEETVFQKLKVLQTTIDGAEAFTTQKDRIVLLSPLLGLAELAKRSSTVKAGSTDFLANLDYPDYLDRSKRLQDKWEHLSERLLDSDPRSYLGKQLGYFSQDGGLGKLRELIQTHVATHGLKQLYEDTQRAANVVSQQQDHLKDIIDEIHEQGIPTGDSPAFIELRFVVESLDKIYRNFQKDLGKEPLKDRRGVVVSDVVKDELTFRILNWNQWTLLFNKANNGAIALAESKGAAGKLFDRGNRVNSSLPTKSDDFYPVFEKTVKEVEDFARDRIHQAVVDLLNQLSNYVAPEREQLQAIFHPKMEQEIEEQFGFEDADLFYKLLLGCDPNEWKEAIISEISSKDKTVAPEIIFPLARQDDKHNVGQIFDWAPEKSQGLPRSSNHQLLVLRLRDEITASASLHLVQYVSEVNQQINSELEGILDQIIPSLQNLSKKETLLRYLAAGELPSEIKIPTWLEIISELAAVSHLDDLR